A genomic segment from Amycolatopsis camponoti encodes:
- a CDS encoding SDR family oxidoreductase — MSVAELLQGKVVVVSGIGPGLGRSIAVRSALAGADVVLAARTESRLTEVAKEVTDLGRRAVAVRTDIDDEDSAAHLVSEAVEAFGRVDAVVHNAFAVPPLTDLATVDLDAVRAGFETAGISVLRLTRLFLPALKESKGSLVMINSAVLRHSRRTFGAYKMAKSALLSLSQSLASELGPDGIRVNTVAPGYIWAPNLKWYFNYLAKERGITPEEVYAETASTIDLRKLPEPDEIADAVVFLASPMARAITGQCLDVNGGEYHH; from the coding sequence GTGAGCGTGGCGGAGTTGTTGCAGGGCAAGGTGGTCGTGGTCTCGGGTATCGGCCCGGGGCTCGGCCGGTCGATCGCCGTGCGCAGCGCGCTCGCCGGCGCGGACGTCGTGCTCGCGGCGCGCACCGAGTCGCGGCTGACCGAGGTCGCGAAGGAGGTCACCGACCTCGGCCGTCGTGCCGTCGCGGTTCGCACCGACATCGACGACGAAGACTCCGCTGCTCACTTGGTGAGCGAGGCTGTCGAGGCCTTCGGCCGGGTGGACGCGGTGGTGCACAACGCCTTCGCCGTCCCGCCGCTGACCGATCTGGCCACTGTGGACCTGGACGCCGTCCGCGCCGGGTTCGAGACGGCCGGGATCTCGGTGCTCCGGCTGACCCGGCTGTTCCTGCCCGCGCTCAAGGAGAGCAAGGGCTCGCTGGTGATGATCAACTCGGCGGTCCTGCGGCATTCGCGGCGCACGTTCGGCGCGTACAAGATGGCGAAGTCCGCGCTGCTCTCGCTTTCGCAGAGCCTCGCCAGCGAACTCGGGCCGGACGGGATCCGCGTCAACACCGTCGCACCCGGGTACATCTGGGCGCCGAACCTCAAGTGGTACTTCAACTACCTGGCCAAGGAACGCGGAATCACGCCGGAAGAGGTGTACGCCGAAACGGCGTCCACAATAGACCTGCGGAAGCTGCCGGAGCCCGACGAAATCGCCGACGCCGTGGTGTTCCTCGCCTCGCCGATGGCGCGCGCGATCACCGGGCAGTGCCTCGACGTCAACGGCGGCGAGTACCACCACTAG
- a CDS encoding nuclear transport factor 2 family protein — protein sequence MDAEIRAAIVEHWTASEQGDVEREHAIYADDAILDYPQSGERFRGRAKIQAQRGGHPAERHFTIRRIQGGGGLWVSECVITYDGVPTRTVSIMEFDGGLVTHETQYFADPFPAAPSRAALAEPIPAG from the coding sequence ATGGACGCCGAGATCCGCGCCGCGATCGTCGAGCACTGGACCGCTTCGGAACAAGGCGACGTCGAGCGCGAGCACGCGATCTACGCCGACGACGCGATCCTGGACTACCCGCAGTCCGGCGAGCGCTTCCGCGGCCGCGCGAAGATCCAGGCCCAGCGCGGCGGTCATCCGGCCGAGCGCCACTTCACGATCCGCCGCATCCAGGGCGGCGGCGGCCTGTGGGTCAGCGAGTGCGTGATCACCTACGACGGCGTGCCGACCCGCACGGTGAGCATCATGGAGTTCGACGGCGGCCTCGTGACGCACGAGACGCAGTACTTCGCCGACCCGTTCCCGGCGGCGCCCTCGCGCGCGGCTCTCGCGGAGCCCATCCCGGCCGGCTAG
- a CDS encoding sulfotransferase family protein — MLPGREDVGTVEDLHASATKLTGLDDFGGDEHVEGMRVLLEAYEADEDLTPFGNKVHRAMLRGALVARLLSEAGWKQHPASASVAIERPIFVTGLPRTGTTALHRLLAEDPGHQGLEVWLAEVPQPRPPRETWADNPVYQGIQAGYERHHVEHPEFMGVHHMSADQVEECWQLLRQSMRSLSFECLAHVPRYSNWLAKQDWTDAYARHRRNLQLIGLPDAGKRWVLKNPSHLFALDALMAAYPDALVVQTHRAPGTIMGSMCSLAEKAADGWSTKFRGEVIGRSQLGLWARGADEFDAARTRYDAARFCDVRYEDFVADPIGTVSTVYDHFGLTLTDDARAAMTALHTKSRSGERKPAHRYSLADFGLTPEEVDERFARYLRTYF; from the coding sequence ATGCTCCCCGGCCGCGAAGACGTCGGCACCGTCGAGGACCTGCACGCGTCGGCCACCAAGCTCACCGGGCTCGACGACTTCGGCGGCGACGAGCACGTCGAAGGCATGCGCGTGCTGCTGGAGGCGTACGAGGCGGACGAGGACCTCACGCCGTTCGGCAACAAGGTGCACCGGGCGATGCTGCGCGGCGCGCTCGTCGCCCGGCTGCTCAGCGAGGCGGGCTGGAAGCAGCACCCGGCGTCGGCTTCGGTGGCGATCGAGCGGCCGATCTTCGTCACCGGCCTGCCCCGCACGGGCACGACGGCGCTGCACCGGCTGCTCGCCGAGGATCCGGGGCACCAGGGGCTGGAGGTCTGGCTGGCCGAGGTTCCGCAGCCGCGGCCGCCGCGCGAGACGTGGGCGGACAACCCGGTGTACCAGGGGATTCAGGCCGGTTACGAGCGGCACCACGTCGAGCACCCGGAGTTCATGGGCGTGCACCACATGTCCGCGGACCAGGTGGAGGAGTGCTGGCAGCTGCTGCGCCAGTCGATGCGCTCGCTGTCGTTCGAGTGCCTCGCGCACGTGCCGCGCTACTCGAATTGGCTCGCGAAGCAGGACTGGACCGACGCCTACGCCCGCCACCGGCGCAACCTGCAGCTCATCGGGCTGCCGGACGCGGGCAAGCGGTGGGTCCTGAAAAACCCGAGTCACCTCTTCGCCTTGGACGCGTTGATGGCGGCGTACCCGGACGCGCTGGTGGTCCAGACGCACCGCGCGCCCGGGACGATCATGGGCTCGATGTGCAGCCTCGCGGAGAAGGCCGCCGACGGCTGGTCCACGAAGTTCCGCGGCGAGGTGATCGGCAGGTCCCAGCTCGGCCTGTGGGCCCGCGGCGCCGACGAGTTCGACGCGGCGCGCACCCGGTACGACGCGGCCCGGTTCTGCGACGTCCGGTACGAGGACTTCGTCGCGGACCCCATCGGCACGGTGTCCACTGTGTACGACCACTTCGGACTGACGCTCACCGACGACGCCCGGGCGGCGATGACCGCGCTGCACACCAAGAGCCGTTCGGGGGAGCGGAAACCGGCCCACCGCTACAGTCTGGCGGACTTCGGCCTGACGCCCGAGGAAGTCGACGAGCGCTTCGCGCGCTACCTCCGCACGTACTTCTAG